The following coding sequences are from one Leishmania major strain Friedlin complete genome, chromosome 36 window:
- a CDS encoding putative alternative oxidase: MHKTPLFMQMMMRLHIRVALTSLSSSRRYVSKGGGHLGTSRSASQAASSASCSASVSAPSSNAFGSSSVRIKPPSYLYRAFMGHSTPFAAIAPPLTRAGITQLEREPLAHSTPGRINDHICIGMVKTLRWLADRAFRERYIHRATMLVTVAAAAPAAGSVAAYLRMFFRRSNSSNACTGDSQMPTTAEASSPFLAFGSSPSPGAAPPIPDACRAFAMARPSLYMSTSSATMEGTGPRPEHSYVDELRGLLAQCESHAVHYQVLSCMAEITLLERSLVLLLQAVHFTIYLALFLFYPRMGFRLMAYAAEESSVVWTQMVNDVDLGKIAEPRVPQLALHYWGLEGVFTAQAAPPPKTVTLQEQEAVLYKTSEGLVAEQIPVADAPISGASPYGSYNGHRSATPPSRSADHVSVPFAAAASCDGSAVDRKESEERVVNTSDPGAGPGLSVLTLRDVALLIRSDEMIFRDLNHELANKLDMQPSWTQRLLASLGGEK, translated from the coding sequence ATGCACAAAACACCTTTATTCATGCAGATGATGATGCGACTCCACATCCGCGTTGCATTGACATCGCTGTCAAGTAGCAGACGTTACGTCTCCAAGGGGGGCGGCCACCTCGGTACTAGCCGGTCCGCTTCGCAGGCTGCCTCATCTGCGAGCTGCTCGGCGAGCGTgtcggcaccgtcgtcgaATGCGTtcggctcctcctccgtccgTATCAAGCCCCCGTCCTACCTGTATCGCGCCTTCATGGGCCACTCCACACCCTTTGCCGCGATAGCGCCTCCGCTTACACGCGCAGGTATCACGCAGCTGGAACGCGAGCCTCTGGCGCATAGCACCCCAGGCCGCATCAACGACCACATTTGCATCGGTATGGTCAAGACGCTGCGCTGGCTGGCCGATCGCGCCTTTCGTGAGCGGTACATCCACCGAGCAACAATGCTGGTAACcgtcgcggctgcagctccagcggcggGCTCTGTGGCGGCGTATTTACGCATGTTCTTCAGGcggagcaacagcagcaacgcctgCACAGGTGACTCACAGATGCCCACAACAGCCGAAGCGAGCTCCCCGTTTCTGGCCTTTGGCAGCTCTCCAAGTCCCGGCGCTGCCCCACCTATTCCTGATGCATGCCGCGCCTTCGCCATGGCGCGCCCGTCACTCTACATGTCTACGTCCAGCGCCACCATGGAAGGAACAGGGCCGAGACCAGAGCATTCCTATGTCGACGAGCTCCGCGGCCTGCTCGCGCAGTGCGAGAGCCACGCCGTTCATTACCAAGTACTGAGCTGCATGGCCGAAATCACCCTTCTTGAGCGCAGTCTCGTactcctgctgcaggcggTACACTTCACCATCTACCTGGCCTTGTTTCTCTTCTATCCGCGCATGGGCTTTCGGCTCATGGCTTACGCAGCGGAGGAGTCCTCTGTGGTGTGGACGCAGATGGTGAACGATGTCGATCTTGGCAAGATTGCCGAGCCGCGTGTGCCGCAATTGGCACTGCACTACTGGGGCTTAGAGGGGGTCTTTACCGCAcaggcggcgccaccgccgaaaACGGTGACtctgcaggagcaggaggcggttCTCTACAAGACCAGCGAGGGACTTGTGGCAGAACAGATCCCTGTCGCTGACGCGCCGATATCGGGTGCCTCACCGTACGGTAGCTATAACGGCCATCGGTCTGCAACGCCTCCCTCGCGATCCGCCGACCACGTGTCCGTGCCtttcgcggcggcggcttcttgcgacggcagcgctgtggacaggaaggagagcgaagaaCGCGTCGTCAATACCTCCGACCCTGGCGCCGGCCCGGGGTTGTCCGTCTTGACGCTGCGCGATGTTGCGCTGCTGATCCGCTCTGATGAGATGATCTTCCGAGACCTGAATCACGAATTAGCGAATAAGCTGGACATGCAGCCGAGCTggacgcagcgcctcttAGCATCCCTCGGCGGAGAGAAGTAG